In the genome of Puntigrus tetrazona isolate hp1 chromosome 8, ASM1883169v1, whole genome shotgun sequence, the window TCTATACAATTTCTCATCTTAAATGCTATAACGTCTCATTCTTATATCGTTCTAATATATTATCTCATTTGTCTCGcatttatgttacaaaaaaaaaacaaaaaacgcacTACGTGAGAACGTCGGCCAACGTCCACACAGCAGGTCAGGAAAAAACAAGAGCGCCATCTAGCGGCCCGTCACTATACAGAGGGAGAGCGCTTTCAATCTGAGAAAGAAACTAACCAGAGTCTGTCTTTcactgggagaaaaaaaaaactagagagTCTGAATCACCTCGAAAAGAAACGAAAAGAGACGATGAGAACTCAAAAAAACGAAGCTAGGATGTTGTGGTCTCGTCTCAGCGGCACCTTTCTCAGGAACGCCGCCGGTGATCCATCTCGGTGAGGTGACGAGGAAAGAAATCCTACTTTCGCCCGCCGTCCGTCGGAGAAAAGCTTCCCTCTATGCAGCAGGTACAGGACAAGTTTCATCGCAAGCGAAGACGAGCTCTCCATCTCACCCTGTCGCTTCTGAAAGTGCTAagcctccttctcctcctcgtTCCGTATGTACATGATTCCCTTTCGGGTGGGGAAGAAGCGTCTTCGGTGTCCTGGGGTCAGTTGGAGCTGGCGGTGATGGGTTTGTCCAGCTCCATGTTCAGGGGCGGCGCGGGGGGCTGCAGGCTGCTGAAACACGTCTTGCACACGCGGCTGGGCTCAAACAACTGCTGGCTTGGCACCGGGATCTTCTGATCGCAGCAGCTGGCACAGAACACGTTCCCACAGTTCCTGAGGAGGTCAGAGGGAGTTTAGAAAGGAACAAAGGAGGAATGCAATTAGCATCTTCAAGAATTATTCTTTTGGAGAGCctagaatatataaaaacatggaTTAGGACTGAATGCAcacttaataataaatctataataaatgatatgcatttaaactaaaaaaaaaaaacaatttttatctTTCATAATAAAGAAGAtaataaaaatggctaaaatcaTTAAACCtgaatgcaataaatatgcatagaaaaataaataaatcgcacAATTTTCACAATGAgcatgaaattattaaaaccaaaaacattattaaataataaaaacacattataaaattattattagcattattataaatatatgtattattttgtcataacaatattttttattttataataatggtaataaataacatgttttaattgcattaaaataaaaggcattacatttttagttaataattatacaaaataagaCGAGTtcatttaaactacattttgaaatgaacaatattaataacagtagtagtagttattttaaaataatgaatgttaatgcatcataatacatttaaactgactgaaccacattttaaaaataataaatatatacttaatatttcTTACACCAATAAAGCATCCTCCATCTTACTGatgttattaatattgcttAGAATCACCATGTTTAACATGCGAGATTACTAAGAAAGATGCTCAAATAAAATTGATTGCTGTTATTTTCATCGGCCAACAACTCTAAtctacacattttaaaaacctcaAGTTCTTCCTGTCCTGAACAGGAAATAACAGTGTTAAAGTGTTAAGTGTGGGAGGGGCTTCTTCAGGTCTGGACGAAACATAGCCCATGCACATTTACTGCAAGAAAACACCTAATTAATCACAAACGAGTGAGGAGGGGTGCACTgacagcaccacacacacacacacacacacacaccgtgtgttatacaggacacacacacacacacaacatgcagCCCTTCGTACATCACCGTCACACACATGCAGAAAACTGAATTTCTGTCTCTTATGAAGCTCACAGATATACTGCGTGTGTATTCACAGATCATCATGGTACTGGCTTCAGAAAGATGAACACATGAGCCTCGGTACGTACCAAAGCTACTCAGTGTTCACTCATTTCACATACAAGAAGATTTCACATAGAAAACGTTTATGAAAAGCTGAAGTACGACTGGTTTGGATCCAAGAAACACTAacattatatgttattttttaagtttggggttggtaagcaaaaaaaaaaaaatcttaatttttttggcTCACCaaggccgcatttatttgaGGCAATACcaatatgaaatattcaaatttacaatatttttgcactatatattaaaatgtaattcatccctgtgattaaagctgaattttcagcatcttctGCGTCACATAATGTCactaatatgctgatctgctgctgaagaaacattcCTCCCCCCTGAACGATAACAGAGAGGAGACGTAAGAGAAGAGAGGAGGGTTAGGTCACTCTGAAGCGATGCAGGGTTAACAGGACGTACAAGAGCCTGAGAATGACACAGAGAGGGCAATTCTCACCAAACCTCTTCCACACGCTCCTTGCCTCTGTGGTACAGGAGGAAAAATCAACTTTAAAACCTGGTGAGATTTCTAACTGGACAGCATTAGAGGGCATCGCCGGCCAAATGTCGGAGGACGTTTTTAGCATGCATGTTGGCCAAAACGGCAGATAGAGTAGAgacgaattaaaaaaaatacggCAGTTAATATTCTCCGCTGAAAATAACGCATACAGATGCTTCCATGCACAGCAGCtgagttttaattatttgtgtgcacttatgtttattaaatgtatcgTGTCAGCGGTATTGCAACGTGCTAATGTCAGACACTTCGCTATTTGTGTGGCGTGCATGGAGTTGCTGACTAGGCGGAGCGTTCCAAATCAGTCCCATTTCAGGcaggatgctgtctatgtagacaCTCGGCAGCTCGTTAGCTCACTGCTGCTAAACACTCAAAACTATGCACAGAAAAGCATATTTCATCTCGTCAGGCTCAGTTCCGCTGTTCCCACATCAGtggcgcgcgcgtgtgtgtgtgtgtgtgcgtcctACATGTTGACTCTAGAGCGTTTAGTTGTTTACTCACTGGGCAGTGTGCACTAGTCCTCACAGCTGGGTAGTTTGTTTAACCTGCTCTGTTTACAACTGCTGCTGTAATGAGTTAGGAGTCAACCAAACTCAAACGTTTCTGTTTACTGAGCGACCGGTGGCGGAGGAATTTTGGAGAGGAAAAAAGGGAGGTTTTCCAGAGACGTCGAGAAAATGAGTCAATACTAACGCATCTGACccgaaaaaaaagaaaagaaagagaggactGTAGAGGTGTgcgtttagtgtgtgtgtgtggggttcgGTACCTGCAGTGGTGTTTTCTAGTGGCCAGCCAGAATCCTCTCTCACAGCCGTAGCACTGAGCGGCCAGATGATCCGGGTACCACCGGGTCACCTGTGACGAGAAATAATACAGAAAGACCTCAGAACGACCTTAAAGACAACATGATAATGCATTAAGCTTAAAGCAATGTGATGATTTTCTGAGCGaaactattacattttgataaaatatcAACACATGAAACATTTAATCTATTGCTTTAGAGGAATCACAATAAGAGGAAATACGGTCAAAATTAATGTCATGTTTTCTTTACAACATCTTGCTGTAATTCCCAAACAGCCACAAACTGctagatagtttttttttaaagaaaaaaagaaatgaatactttggctaaatagatcaaaagtgacagcgaAGAcgtttaaaatatctatatttcaaataaatgctgttctgctCAAAAACAGCTGACGATCCACAGCATTTCCGCAAAAATGTGAACAGTTTTAAACTGATAAAGACGATTCTAGATAAGCAAATCATtagattagaatgatttctgaaggatcgtgtgacaatGAGGACTGGGGTGATGATCCTAAACATTCAGCgatgcatcacagaaataaatagcattttaaaataaaatcaaactgaaAACCATTTTTGAAATCctaataatttcacaatattactaatCTATGGTATatgtagccttggtgagcataagtgtgctttttttgaaaatacaagGTAGTTGTGAGTGACAGCGTACCTTGTATTCTGTCTTCCTGTCATAATAATAGCGTGTACCTCAGTGTCCTGCTTGTCCACCTGCTCCCAGCTGGCCTCAGAGAAGAGTTCAGTGCTGCAGCGGGACAAACAGTTGGGCTCCAGGTTGAATTCTGAGTCTGCGATTGAGGTCTGACAGAAAGATGAGGAAAAGGTCActtaaaataaaccattaaacGTGCAGAAAACATCTGCGAAGTCCCTTCCTCTAGGGCTGCACGGTAATAATCGCCATTAGACAGTAGCTGCGACTGTCATGCGTGTCTCGTCtgtgatcagaagtcaatctcCGCCAGAAAAATTCAGAAGCTGAATACACAGAAGATTTACCCACTGATTCAATGGAACTAATAAACAAGACTATGGCAATTTATGAGTTCTTAATATTAGGATTTTCATTATAATAGACTATATCTATAATGCAATGCTAAACCATTTCACTGGTTAGAATACTAAGAAATATGTTGCGTGCATTATTGTGTGTAAGAAGCCAAATCATCTCAGGAggatttatttcaaacactCGGCTGATGTTATGAAGCGAGTTTGTAgcacaaaaacatgttaataaatgcGTCATTTTCACCTGCTTTCGGATGGAGCAtcatttactacacagagccATAGTTTACCGAGAAGCTACGcaaacaaattcatttttcataattttatgtatCAGTTGCAATTTCTTCAGCTTAGCTGGTCAGAGACCTACGCCTCTGTTAAattacttattttcttttttattaatgattttcttcagtttttttcccctcatatGATGTGTATACGTGTAATAATACACATTACTGTTTTTGGGTGACCTTTTAAGATCCTGTCAAAGGTCTACATATGAAAAATGCCTTTTTGGCTTATTCTGGCACATTTACAGTCgtgtttattaatgtgcattGCCCCTGTAAAAAAAGTGAACTACAACTAAATTATCTCTgtaactgaaaaacaaaaaatgcaataaaaatccaAGCCATGTGGGAAAAAGCAACACCAAGTGCGTACTGCTCACCACTTCATCTCCCATGTCTCCGTTGAGTCGCAGCATCCCGGCGGCTTGGTGGCTCTCCAGACGACTCCAGAGCTCCTGTACCTGTCTCTTCAGAGCTTCCACCTCCAGCTGGTGACCGGCTTCGATCTGCCGAAGCCGCTGCTGCACGGCATCCGTGTGCAGGGTCAAGCCATCGTCGTCTAGATGGCTCCGGGCCGAAGGGGGCTCCGGGGGGCTGAAGCTCGGCCGGCCCAGAAACCCCAAGTGCAGGCAGCGATGGTGTGAGCAGGTGCCCCGTGCGTGGAGCGTCAGCGAGCCGCAGCTGGCGAGCGACACCTGCCGGCTGAGGGTGGCCCGTTCCCCGTTTGTGCGTGCCGCCCATTGAGGCGTGGAGGGCTCGGGGTCGGGGGAGTCTCCGTTGCACACCGGGTGGAGGAGGTCAGCGGAGGGAGGAAAGGCACCGAGAGACGGCCGTTTGAGGGTGTTGTTTAAAGTCCTGGGGTCGGTTGAGGCTCGGAGACCCTGTTTGAGGCACGATGATTCGGCGAGGGTTTTAAGAGGAGGTGGAATAGTTAAAGGTCCCAGGCTCTCAGGCCGAACGCCCAAGTCCTCCGTAAGCGTCTCTGTGGAGCTCTCCAAAAGAGAAAGACGTTTCTCCTGCTCAATGGTTTCTCTCCCATGGCCGTTACTCACAGTCCTCAGGCCATTGGGAGGGAAATTATTTGCGTTACGAGAAGGATTGTGTTCTTGTATCGTGCATTTCTCGACTACTTCTTCTAAGTCTTGGCTTCCCTGGCTGAGAGCGGAAGATGCTTCAGAACTACCGTCTTCTGAAAAATGTCCATTGACATTAGCATCTCCGAGGCTTTTAGGTTCGCTCTCTTGAGCATCAGCCGTTAGCTGTGTCTCGACGCTAGCGTCTTCTGAAGGTGCAACATCATCGTTCTGTCCGTTCAGCGAGGAGGGTTCGTCAGCGAGGTCTGCCTTTGCGTCTCTGTGGCTGTCTGGTGGTGAATCGTCTTTTGTAGCTTCCTGAAGAATGTTCTCCATTTGGCCAACAGCCACACCAACTGTCAGCTCCGCCTCGTCGACGCCTTCCATCATTGGCAACCTGACATCCCTGAGCCCCTCCCCATTTTCTGTGCCCCCATTGGGCAATGTTGCCATAAGCCCCACCACGGTTTGCCCGTTGACCCTCTCATCTGAGTCTGGAGACGCAGCACCGTCAGCTCCTGTCCCGATGTTGAGCTCCAGAGACCTGCGATGGTCCTGCCATTTCTCATTCAAACTGGGGTCGCTGGAACGACGATTGGAGGTCAGCGGGTTTCCGACTTCACAAGCACTGGGTAAGTTATCGAACGAGCGTGTTTTAGGACGCCTGTGGGCACAATGCAAGATGGAAACAAGCTCGTGAATTTCTAAAGACTAAACGACTTCAAGTTCAAGTCAATATGAAACGCTATTTAAACTTCCTTTACATCCGTAAAGGCTGGAATATACtacacagctttttaaaatgtacacacttACCTGGCTTTCAGGTTGTTCTGAACAACCCTTtgcaaaagagaacaaaaccGTGTAGTATACTCCAGACTTAAAGTGAAGTATTTTggattaaaacacacaaacagagagacatTTTGCATTAACCAATTACCTGCCGAGGGGCTGGTCCTCAGGATTGGCACCAGGTGCAGGGTAGGGAGCACAGGAGTCATCTGAAGGGGTTGTGGGTGAAGAGCTGGGTAGGTAAACTGCCGTCCATAACATGAGATTGCGTACATGACACACAGGATGAAGCACCTAGTACAGCAGGGGTAGAATATAATGAGATGACTGATATTGCACTCACAATGAAATGTCCAAGTAAGACgaaaaaaacagatataaaaGACTTCAGTTCATTTGATCcggtgacagaaaaaaaaaaaaaaagcagagaagaCGAAGAAATCAAGTAAGAACTGATACTAAACGTTTGAGGaacgaaaaataaaaacctaaaaattagATACAATTTACATACGAGTTGGTTGTTATCATTTTCATACAGACCCaccaactttatttattaatttttttaaatacatttgaaataaataagcaactaataaaaaaaacaaacaaacccaaaatgataatttaagtaaaaaaggtaaactgaaataaaaaaattaaatataaaataaatagaaagtttaaaatatctaataaatacaataaaaacccaataaaaacatacaaaccaaaataataaaaatagaaatgttttttttttaattaaaactaaaacaaattatgCAAAGTATATTAATGatcctaaaataacaaaatgtccACCAACAGGGTCAATACAATAACCCCCCCCCACAACGAACGTGTGAGCTAGCCAAAAGAGACAGGAAAAGAAAGGACAGGGCAACTCCGGGCGTCTTAAGTGTTAACGAGGAATGCAAGCCTGAGTTGTGAAGCCAGTTAACGCCTCTCTCTTAATCTTTCCTCACAACACGAGGGTCAAATGAAACTATTACAAAACAGAGGTATGAATTATGAGGCAAAGGCAGCCGAGAGCTGTTAGGAAAcggaaaaaaacataaataaatgttgcaatGAATAGAATCAGTGCCGCACAGACATGACTAGCGGTAAACAATTCTTTTGACTGAAcgattattaaatatattcatacttCATTGTATAACATAAATGTTGATCTTTTCTTGTGTACGTATTATACACTACCACATAAAAGTCTGGGGTCagtaacatttcttttatttagcaaaagcGCATTAAAAATCTGCCTATTAGATTGATTTCCGAAGGACCATGTGCCACTGAATACTGGAGTAGTGATGCACATGAAGTTTTGAAAACATTGTAATAGTTGAGCAACTACATAGTCCCTAAAATCTATTCTATCTGCTCTTTGGACACTGGCATCAGCTACCGAAAACCTCCTATCAGTTGTAACCTCGTATAACCTTGCGAGTAAATGATTGTAAGAGAGAAATGATTAAAAGGCAGAGAGGGGTTGACGTACGGTCTCTGAATGAGAGGAGTACAGCATGTTTCTGAAGGAGCGGTTGGCGGCTCTGAGGAGAGACCAAACGGAGCAGTTTCTTTCCTGGATGtgtctgtcctctctctctttcccgcTGTTACACAGGAACGTCCCGAAGAGACACGAGTATGTGTGCTGCACCAGCTTCACCTGAACACACAGAAGCGAAACAACTCAGAGCCGACAACACTGCAAAAACTCTTTTCTTAAGCCCTATTCTCACGGGATTAGCATTATCTAGGGACCTCGTGTGATTTAGAAAGTACACCTTCGCGTCTGAATTCGTGCAGCACATTCACACAGAATAAGCAAAGCTTGTGATTTTACTTCTTTCCGCATGATGCTATATATGTCATGTATAGAAGTATGGTTATAGTGATACAACTCGGCAcctaaaatactattaaaatagttaaaattatatatgacAATGCAAAATGCTGGGCAAATCACAGATGCCAATTCGCACGGgactaatattataaatatatacatacatatatttttacttttactaatcTGCACGAGATTAAGATCACAGACAATCTCtgcaattattacaaattactaGAGGTCGTCAGGTAACTTTTTGCCTTGTTTCCAatcaaaacacagtacaaaGTACAAATTATTGCCttgttttaagacaaaacaagtcaaaattaagtgagtttTTCCCCTAgaacaagctaaataatctgTCCATGgggtaagcaaaaaaaaatcttggtaacactttacaataaggtccaTTAGTTAACTAAATTAGTTACATGAACTGGATGagcaaaaaagcatttattaatcttagttcatgttaatttcagcattaagtaatgcattattaaaatcacaagcggtgtttgttaacattagttaacgcactgtgaactaacatgaacgactgtatttttattaactaacattaacaaagattaataaatgggATAATAAATGCGTTGTTCATTGcttgttcatgttaattaatacattaactcaTTTTaccaaatgacactttattgtAAAACTTTAGCATATTCTTTTTATACACAAAAAccaagattattttgcttataataatttagtttttttttttttttttttttaagggaataataattaaaataaaataataaggaaTATCTAAATCATGTTTTATAGTAAAAAGACAGGTTCACGGCAACTTTGACCCACCAGAAAGGCTTCGTTGAACTCGAAGGAACATGGGAATTGTCTCTGGAGCTGGTGCACACAGTCTAGCCACTGCAGGAAGACAGGACACCTCTCGTTCAAGTCCTCCGCGTTCTCTCCGTGACCACAGCGGTCTGCAAACTTATGACCGAAGTCCAACCACTCGGTCTCAACCAGCACCTGAAAACCCTGCCAGCAGAAACAGATGTCTTTTCTGTTTAAAAGGTTTGCTTGATGTCCTCCAGAACATGGATGAACATGTATTGAACATCAGACAAttaaaattgaatgaaaaaatacagtgtCTGATCCAGCACTTAAGATGACTTCAAAACGACATTCATGACAGACATCAGCCGTGGCTTTTCGGTCCAGCtgtccattttctttttctatacAGACAGCTTGCTATTACAGATGTAAAAGAAAGTCTCTAGGCATTACGCTCAGAAAagctttgttattttagtattatttatacacaatatgagttattgttaacattttaaatgacctgACATTAAGATTTTTAGGTTAAATTTGGTAATTCTGTTtgtaaacagtaatattactatttaagttttatttggttgttgttgtggtttatttttttctcataattattGCACTTATTAATTGCCAAGGCACAATTtctattatttagttttatttatatgagtTAATAATAACcctgttaaagggatagtttacccaaaaatgaaaatatgatgaaaattgtgatttaaaaaatccaggaaaaacaatatataaatactgctcagtttcttgcacaaatTGACATATGTATCATTAGTTGCATGGTTTCATTTGGATTtgtctgtgcattttttttttccaaagtgtGTTGTGCTCCAAGGTCAGGGcagcattacaaatattttaacatttcctCTAAGCCTTTGTCTATGTAAACATGTCCTTGTGAGCATTTCAATCCACAGGATTTTAAATAAGCCCTTGTGGATTTTTCCAGCATGTGATATAGCTTATGAATTCCTCTCGTAATAATTCGGTGAGAGTTTTAACGGTCTTCCCTCTTTTCGTTCATTATGTCACCGCTCACCTCGATGGTGCGGTAGTACGGGTCCAGCAGGAGTTTGGCCAGCGCCACTATCTGAGGGGTGCGATCCCAGCCGTCTGAGCAGTGCACCAGCACGGGCCTGTGGTCACGGTCCACGGCGTTCACAACGAGGAGAGACGCCTTGAGCAGGAGGGACAGATGCTGCAGCCACTTCGTGCTCTCCAGAGCAGACAGCCAGCTACAGACACAGCAAACACACCATGTTTCAGTGAAGACGGTTATATTACATGAGGTTTTAAGCTAAAGTAGTTcttagaatgaaaaaaaaaaaaaaaaaaaaaaatatatatatatatatatatatatatatatatatatatatatatatatatatatatatatatatatatttatttgtatattatatatatatatatatatatatatatatatatatatatataaaatatacaaataaatatatatatataatatacaaataaatatatatatatataatatacaaataaataatatatatatatatatatatatatatatatatataaa includes:
- the mtmr3 gene encoding myotubularin-related protein 3 isoform X3, whose translation is MEEEGQQSLECIQANQIFPRKPPILDDDDLQVPFPELHGECTKFVGRAEDAIIAMSSYRLHIKFKESVVNNCSCEVSVPLQLIESVECRDMFQMHITCKDCKVIRCQFSTFEQCQEWQKRLNAVVRPPSQIEELFSFAFHAWCVEKEQHGELCRPGDHVMSRFHNEVERMGFDTQNAWRVSEINNKYKLCSSYPQLLLVPAWITDKELENVAAFRSWKRIPAVVYRHQSTGAVIARCGQPEVSWWGWRNADDEHLVQSIARACAVDSSSCKGVSNGSFSREYTNGADLSDVDFDSSMTNSSEVETLAIQPRKLLILDARSYAAAVANRAKGGGCECPEYYPNCEVVFMGMANIHSIRKSFQSLRFLCTQMPDPANWLSALESTKWLQHLSLLLKASLLVVNAVDRDHRPVLVHCSDGWDRTPQIVALAKLLLDPYYRTIEGFQVLVETEWLDFGHKFADRCGHGENAEDLNERCPVFLQWLDCVHQLQRQFPCSFEFNEAFLVKLVQHTYSCLFGTFLCNSGKEREDRHIQERNCSVWSLLRAANRSFRNMLYSSHSETVLHPVCHVRNLMLWTAVYLPSSSPTTPSDDSCAPYPAPGANPEDQPLGRRPKTRSFDNLPSACEVGNPLTSNRRSSDPSLNEKWQDHRRSLELNIGTGADGAASPDSDERVNGQTVVGLMATLPNGGTENGEGLRDVRLPMMEGVDEAELTVGVAVGQMENILQEATKDDSPPDSHRDAKADLADEPSSLNGQNDDVAPSEDASVETQLTADAQESEPKSLGDANVNGHFSEDGSSEASSALSQGSQDLEEVVEKCTIQEHNPSRNANNFPPNGLRTVSNGHGRETIEQEKRLSLLESSTETLTEDLGVRPESLGPLTIPPPLKTLAESSCLKQGLRASTDPRTLNNTLKRPSLGAFPPSADLLHPVCNGDSPDPEPSTPQWAARTNGERATLSRQVSLASCGSLTLHARGTCSHHRCLHLGFLGRPSFSPPEPPSARSHLDDDGLTLHTDAVQQRLRQIEAGHQLEVEALKRQVQELWSRLESHQAAGMLRLNGDMGDEVTSIADSEFNLEPNCLSRCSTELFSEASWEQVDKQDTEVTRWYPDHLAAQCYGCERGFWLATRKHHCRNCGNVFCASCCDQKIPVPSQQLFEPSRVCKTCFSSLQPPAPPLNMELDKPITASSN
- the mtmr3 gene encoding myotubularin-related protein 3 isoform X4, with the translated sequence MEEEGQQSLECIQANQIFPRKPPILDDDDLQVPFPELHGECTKFVGRAEDAIIAMSSYRLHIKFKESVVNVPLQLIESVECRDMFQMHITCKDCKVIRCQFSTFEQCQEWQKRLNAVVRPPSQIEELFSFAFHAWCVEKEQHGELCRPGDHVMSRFHNEVERMGFDTQNAWRVSEINNKYKLCSSYPQLLLVPAWITDKELENVAAFRSWKRIPAVVYRHQSTGAVIARCGQPEVSWWGWRNADDEHLVQSIARACAVDSSSCKGVSNGSFSREYTNGADLSDVDFDSSMTNSSEVETLAIQPRKLLILDARSYAAAVANRAKGGGCECPEYYPNCEVVFMGMANIHSIRKSFQSLRFLCTQMPDPANWLSALESTKWLQHLSLLLKASLLVVNAVDRDHRPVLVHCSDGWDRTPQIVALAKLLLDPYYRTIEGFQVLVETEWLDFGHKFADRCGHGENAEDLNERCPVFLQWLDCVHQLQRQFPCSFEFNEAFLVKLVQHTYSCLFGTFLCNSGKEREDRHIQERNCSVWSLLRAANRSFRNMLYSSHSETVLHPVCHVRNLMLWTAVYLPSSSPTTPSDDSCAPYPAPGANPEDQPLGRRPKTRSFDNLPSACEVGNPLTSNRRSSDPSLNEKWQDHRRSLELNIGTGADGAASPDSDERVNGQTVVGLMATLPNGGTENGEGLRDVRLPMMEGVDEAELTVGVAVGQMENILQEATKDDSPPDSHRDAKADLADEPSSLNGQNDDVAPSEDASVETQLTADAQESEPKSLGDANVNGHFSEDGSSEASSALSQGSQDLEEVVEKCTIQEHNPSRNANNFPPNGLRTVSNGHGRETIEQEKRLSLLESSTETLTEDLGVRPESLGPLTIPPPLKTLAESSCLKQGLRASTDPRTLNNTLKRPSLGAFPPSADLLHPVCNGDSPDPEPSTPQWAARTNGERATLSRQVSLASCGSLTLHARGTCSHHRCLHLGFLGRPSFSPPEPPSARSHLDDDGLTLHTDAVQQRLRQIEAGHQLEVEALKRQVQELWSRLESHQAAGMLRLNGDMGDEVTSIADSEFNLEPNCLSRCSTELFSEASWEQVDKQDTEVTRWYPDHLAAQCYGCERGFWLATRKHHCRNCGNVFCASCCDQKIPVPSQQLFEPSRVCKTCFSSLQPPAPPLNMELDKPITASSN
- the mtmr3 gene encoding myotubularin-related protein 3 isoform X2 translates to MEEEGQQSLECIQANQIFPRKPPILDDDDLQVPFPELHGECTKFVGRAEDAIIAMSSYRLHIKFKESVVNVPLQLIESVECRDMFQMHITCKDCKVIRCQFSTFEQCQEWQKRLNAVVRPPSQIEELFSFAFHAWCVEKEQHGELCRPGDHVMSRFHNEVERMGFDTQNAWRVSEINNKYKLCSSYPQLLLVPAWITDKELENVAAFRSWKRIPAVVYRHQSTGAVIARCGQPEVSWWGWRNADDEHLVQSIARACAVDSSSCKGVSNGSFSREYTNGADLSDVDFDSSMTNSSEVETLAIQPRKLLILDARSYAAAVANRAKGGGCECPEYYPNCEVVFMGMANIHSIRKSFQSLRFLCTQMPDPANWLSALESTKWLQHLSLLLKASLLVVNAVDRDHRPVLVHCSDGWDRTPQIVALAKLLLDPYYRTIEGFQVLVETEWLDFGHKFADRCGHGENAEDLNERCPVFLQWLDCVHQLQRQFPCSFEFNEAFLVKLVQHTYSCLFGTFLCNSGKEREDRHIQERNCSVWSLLRAANRSFRNMLYSSHSETVLHPVCHVRNLMLWTAVYLPSSSPTTPSDDSCAPYPAPGANPEDQPLGRRPKTRSFDNLPSACEVGNPLTSNRRSSDPSLNEKWQDHRRSLELNIGTGADGAASPDSDERVNGQTVVGLMATLPNGGTENGEGLRDVRLPMMEGVDEAELTVGVAVGQMENILQEATKDDSPPDSHRDAKADLADEPSSLNGQNDDVAPSEDASVETQLTADAQESEPKSLGDANVNGHFSEDGSSEASSALSQGSQDLEEVVEKCTIQEHNPSRNANNFPPNGLRTVSNGHGRETIEQEKRLSLLESSTETLTEDLGVRPESLGPLTIPPPLKTLAESSCLKQGLRASTDPRTLNNTLKRPSLGAFPPSADLLHPVCNGDSPDPEPSTPQWAARTNGERATLSRQVSLASCGSLTLHARGTCSHHRCLHLGFLGRPSFSPPEPPSARSHLDDDGLTLHTDAVQQRLRQIEAGHQLEVEALKRQVQELWSRLESHQAAGMLRLNGDMGDEVTSIADSEFNLEPNCLSRCSTELFSEASWEQVDKQDTEVTRWYPDHLAAQCYGCERGFWLATRKHHCRGKERVEEVWNCGNVFCASCCDQKIPVPSQQLFEPSRVCKTCFSSLQPPAPPLNMELDKPITASSN
- the mtmr3 gene encoding myotubularin-related protein 3 isoform X1 yields the protein MEEEGQQSLECIQANQIFPRKPPILDDDDLQVPFPELHGECTKFVGRAEDAIIAMSSYRLHIKFKESVVNNCSCEVSVPLQLIESVECRDMFQMHITCKDCKVIRCQFSTFEQCQEWQKRLNAVVRPPSQIEELFSFAFHAWCVEKEQHGELCRPGDHVMSRFHNEVERMGFDTQNAWRVSEINNKYKLCSSYPQLLLVPAWITDKELENVAAFRSWKRIPAVVYRHQSTGAVIARCGQPEVSWWGWRNADDEHLVQSIARACAVDSSSCKGVSNGSFSREYTNGADLSDVDFDSSMTNSSEVETLAIQPRKLLILDARSYAAAVANRAKGGGCECPEYYPNCEVVFMGMANIHSIRKSFQSLRFLCTQMPDPANWLSALESTKWLQHLSLLLKASLLVVNAVDRDHRPVLVHCSDGWDRTPQIVALAKLLLDPYYRTIEGFQVLVETEWLDFGHKFADRCGHGENAEDLNERCPVFLQWLDCVHQLQRQFPCSFEFNEAFLVKLVQHTYSCLFGTFLCNSGKEREDRHIQERNCSVWSLLRAANRSFRNMLYSSHSETVLHPVCHVRNLMLWTAVYLPSSSPTTPSDDSCAPYPAPGANPEDQPLGRRPKTRSFDNLPSACEVGNPLTSNRRSSDPSLNEKWQDHRRSLELNIGTGADGAASPDSDERVNGQTVVGLMATLPNGGTENGEGLRDVRLPMMEGVDEAELTVGVAVGQMENILQEATKDDSPPDSHRDAKADLADEPSSLNGQNDDVAPSEDASVETQLTADAQESEPKSLGDANVNGHFSEDGSSEASSALSQGSQDLEEVVEKCTIQEHNPSRNANNFPPNGLRTVSNGHGRETIEQEKRLSLLESSTETLTEDLGVRPESLGPLTIPPPLKTLAESSCLKQGLRASTDPRTLNNTLKRPSLGAFPPSADLLHPVCNGDSPDPEPSTPQWAARTNGERATLSRQVSLASCGSLTLHARGTCSHHRCLHLGFLGRPSFSPPEPPSARSHLDDDGLTLHTDAVQQRLRQIEAGHQLEVEALKRQVQELWSRLESHQAAGMLRLNGDMGDEVTSIADSEFNLEPNCLSRCSTELFSEASWEQVDKQDTEVTRWYPDHLAAQCYGCERGFWLATRKHHCRGKERVEEVWNCGNVFCASCCDQKIPVPSQQLFEPSRVCKTCFSSLQPPAPPLNMELDKPITASSN